In the genome of Vicia villosa cultivar HV-30 ecotype Madison, WI linkage group LG7, Vvil1.0, whole genome shotgun sequence, one region contains:
- the LOC131618481 gene encoding uncharacterized protein LOC131618481 has product MVDMSDMKDGALREIDMDESVFGIEFKSHITIDDLQEIFNQDQLGVSNMQSYIRLLYDRVLRGTALSNRFRFVSSAHCSGMEIVSDPESVRQRLVDRFMSTGNTECLHLWAYNTRPVGAHWLLLAINPIREVVYYLNSVKGEWTNYPAMKEIVDLSIQVFRSQRDAQVSRTKSNNITWIEVQCPLQRNSSDCGYFVLRFMKEIIQANQLEIPPTYLDEFRAAGYSKLKLEEIKEELCQFYIKLFFMQI; this is encoded by the exons atggttgatatgtccgatatgaaggatggtgctttacgggaaatcgatatggatgaaagtgtcttcggtattgagttcaagtcacatattacaattgatgacttgcaagagatttttaaccaagatcaactaggcgtcagtaatatgcaatcatacatccg gttgttgtatgacagagtgttgcgcgggactgcattgtctaacagattccggttcgtgtcttccgcccattgcagcggaatggaaattgtttcggatccggaatctgttagacagcgcttagtcgatagattcatgtccaccggcaatacagaatgtctgcatctttgggcgtataatacccgaccagtagg agcacactggttgctgcttgctatcaacccgataagggaagtcgtgtattatctgaattcggtaaagggtgaatggaccaattatccggccatgaaggaaatcgttgattt atcaatacaagtattccgtagtcaacgggacgcacaggtatcccggactaaatcaaacaacatcacctggatcgaagtgcag tgtccgctacagcgtaacagttcagactgcggatactttgtattgaggtttatgaaagaaatcattcaggcgaatcaattagagattcctcccacg taccttgacgaattccgtgctgctgggtactcgaagctaaagttagaagaaatcaaagaggaattgtgtcaattttatattaagctatttttcatgcagatttga